GGCTTCACCAGCTGGTTGATCTTGCGCACGTTCTTCACCGTCAGCCCTGGCTGCGCGCCAAggtgcagctccagcagcggcgccaggtACTCGGCGAACGCAGCGGACATGGCTATCATCctctccgccagcagcgactgcgtCTCGTGGATGCCGCCGGATCGCGCCTCGCACACCGGCTGCCCAAGCAGCTCGCGCGGCCCGCAGTTCTGCTCGTATTTGGCGTTTCCTGTCTCGTGGATCGTCGCCAGCAGGCACTTGGTGTAGTTGTCCGGCGACCAGTAGTACGTCATCCGCACGTACTCCTTCAGCATCCCACCAAACGGGTGCGGCGCCTCGTCGTAGCGACCCGCGCCCCAGTCGTACTTCCACACGTCCGTCATCAGCTGCCGGCCAAGAGCAATCTGCTTTTCCTTCGAGATCGGCGTCTGCAGCTCAGTGAGGCTCGCGCCCACGTCCTTTCGgttctccagcacctccttgTACAGCGCTGGCAGCCAAGACTTGATGTCCGCGTAGATTGCGTCCAGCTTCGCAACCGTCATCCCGGGCTCGTtggcgccgagcagcgcgccgtaCGGGGACTTCCCGCTTGTGCCGGCTCGAAGGCAGCCCTCCTCGCGCTCGAGGTCcaccagctcctgcagcgtcggcagccACGCAGCAATGTCGTTTTCCGCGCGGCATTTTAcccacagctgctgcgccagcgttGTCAGCCGCgtcctgcgccgcagcagctcctccggcagctgcgacgcaAGCTCGTGCAGGCGCACCATTTCGCGGAGGTTCGCGCGGTCCACCTCGGCGAGTTCGTCCTTaaccagcagcgcctccttcaaAAGGAGCGCAACGCGTGGCGCTGTGTGAAGCTGGCGCACGTgtgcctccagctccgcaaGCGTGTTCGCGCGAGCCGTCGCGCCCTTCGGCGACATCATGGTATGCATGTCCCACTCACCTAGGGCAAGAAGGTGCCGCAGGCTGCGCAACTTTcgatgcagctgcttcagctcctcgtaCGCCTGCATGATGTCGctgagggaagggggtgagggTCCGCGTGTGAGTGGGTTTTGTGCGTGAGGTTGTCAAGCGTTTGCACATGGGTGCAGGCGAGGGGATATGGCATAGACAAACAGAGAAAGTGCGGAGAATCGCTGCAAGGCCGTGAAGCGCGGCACAGGGGCGCGCAGCGCCCCAATGGTCGTTAAGGGTGCTTTTTGTGAAGCACGattgcgcacgcgcacacaatTGCGAATGCGTGGGGGTAGGTGCAGTGTTGAATGGAGAGGGGGTGAGCGACAGCGTGTCGAGTGTGCGGAAGAGGTTCTTTGCGGAATGACGAGCGACCACAATCAGTGCCCCTTCGACAAAGATCAGGCGCCGTCTTGTGCCATGTAGCTGACGTGATCGATGAGGGACGggggcggggaaggggggcacGTCGCAGTTGGGGCTGTATCAactttttctgtttttgttttcctttgttgttgctcgGACGGCAGTTTTTcgcttttttgttgttttcgtgTTCAGCACCCCCTTCGATGGCGAGGGCGCCGAGATGAGGAGACGACTGAACACGACGTGTGGACGAACATGAGTGCCTTCtatttgttttttttctttgttgtgcACGTTGATGCGACTGTCTTGCGAGATGTGTATACgaaaaaaaatatatatatatatgatACTTTATGGTAGGGAAAAGATTCGCGGATGCTGGCGAGATGGCGGCAGGCACGATCCATTGCCCACGTATCGCGCGTACAGGAAAGGTTGCTTGCGTATAACACCACGCTGCGCCCCTATATATCAAGCATCCGAGGTAGCTgtggaggacgaggatggGAGCATTGTCGCGAAGGTGTCTACCAAGAACGCCGGCCGGTGAACTCGCGTCAGAAGTGACCGGTGCTGTCTGCAGTCCGACCTaccaccctcctctctcacactGAACGCACACGCCAATACCCGCAACCAGGCTAGAAGGTACACTTCTCAATCAAACGTTTTGTGTCTTCGGTCAGCGAGTCGGGAAAGTCAACGGCGATGGTGACGTACATGTCGCCGTTGCGATTCGTCTTGCGGTCAGGCAACCCGGATCCCGATACGCGCAGCTTGCGACCACTTTTGCTGATGCCATTAAGAGGCAGGGAGATTGTCTGGCCGTCAATGCCTTTTACGAACACGGTGCTGCCGAGCAGAGCCTGCTTGAGGTTGATGTGCAAGGTCGTGTGAAGGTCCGCGTCGCGTCGCTCAAACCGTGGGTGTGGCCGCTCGTCCAAGATAAAGACCATGTCTGCGAGTACGTTTGGCGGGTAACCCTCAACTTGCCCGCCCTCGCGCTCAAAGCGGATCTTCGTGCCCTTCTTGTACCCCGGCAGCACCTTCACCTCAAACATTTTCTTCTCCGGCCCAGATGGCATGTTGCGCGACACGTTGAACTTCTTTGTGCAGCCAGTGTAGATTTCCTCCAGCGTGCAAGCGAACGTGTACTCCATCGGCGGCACGTCGCACGTCGGAGACGACTGTGGGGTGCCAAAGCTCGACGCGAATCCCTCCGGGCCACCGAAGCCGCGAAAAACGCGATGGAGGCCcgggccaccgccgccaaagGCCTCTCCCCCGGCGAACGGGTCCGACGTGCCGAAGAACTGATTAAAGATCTTGAAGGCGTCCGTGCTGGAGAACTGGTACGTGGCGCCGCGGACGCCGCCTGGCATACCACCCGGCATGCCGCCAAAGCGCATGCCTGCGCCGCCCGTACCGGAGCCACCGTCCTCCGGTATTCCACCCTTCAAGCCCTCCTCGCCATAGAGGTCGTAgatctttttcttcttctcGTCGCTGAGCACGTCATACGCCTCGCTCACCTCTTTGAACTTGCGCTCGGCCTTTTCACGGTTGTCAGCGTTCTTGTCGGGGTGATACTTGAGAGCGAGCTGGTGGTACGCTTTCTTGATCTCATTTGGCGTGGCGTTGCGGCCGACGCCAAGCACCTTGTAATAGTCTACGCCCATCGTCTCTATGCCTTGCGCGCCCTGGTCCTTTGCAAGCCACGTTCCACAACTTTAAGCAGCCCACACGAGCACGCCTGGAAACACAAAAAGCGCGAGCGTCGATCAAACGggtatgcgtgcgtgggcaGGGGGAAGGCGTGTCCCTGGTACGGCTGCGCCCGTGTCCCGCAATGACGTTGAAATGTCGCTGTGGTCTTCCACAAAGTTTCCGTTCtcgagagggaggcggatgctgcagcgcgtgcggtATTGATGCTGCCTGCTCCAGGCTCTCTTGGTGTtgccctccttcctctccgctCTATCGCTGAGGCAGTGGGTTACCACTCCTACAATTCTTTGTAAAGCGTCTGtcggtgtgggtgtgttttctgcggcagcaccttcGCTCCAGGGAGAGCTGGTATCACAGGTGACACGGCAACTCTCGTGCACGCCTCAATACGGAGAGCAGAGTGCCAAGGGACGAGTAACTGGGCTGTGCGGGAGCTTGCTTCGCGACGAAACGTACATGCACGCTCCAACAAGAAAGGAAACTGCGTGCAATACGAAAGTAGCCGCAGTGAGCGAGCAgtcgaggcggtgcagccacCCGGACGCAAGGCCAGGCTGAAAACAGGCGGCCTCGGAGAAAGGTAGAAGACGGCGGAACAAAGAACTTCTACTCACAAGTAGAAGACAAAATAAGAGCTGTTGAGCAGAACAGCCCAAAGAGTGGGGGGATGAAACACAGTGGATggaggaaagaaaaaacacATATAAGATGTAATATGCACGTACGCCGCACGCGCGTTTGTATGCCTAGACGGAGAGactggagcggcagcagtggcgacgAAGACAGAATCTCGTTGATTCGTTCTTGCGGATGCTACGCTGTGGAGGATTTGGTTGTGCGACTTTCGATTTTTGTCTGCGTTTATGTGCGTCGAGAAGTCTGTAGAAAAGTGTTGCGCTTGATGGTTTGCTCTTTTCTTTGGCACAGACAGGAAAATGTGACGTGATCCTGCAGAGCCGTCAAGCATCACGCGTGAGAGCGCAGGTGtaagggaaggagggggtgcgtCAAGGGCCCTCAACCCCGATAGGCGCATATGCGCCCCGTCATGGtaggagggaaagaaagcaAAGACGTGtgcaagagaagagagacgagaAGTGGCAGAGTGTGGAGAAATGAGTGAAGATGGTGATCTTCTATCGAGGCTCCGAACTGAGAGGGATGTGATGACGCAGGTTGCACGAAAGCGTGCAGACGatacgagagagagaatggcggcggtggtgaagagCTCGCGCCGGTTCCTTTGCTATGGGCGCAGTGTCTcaacgcgaaaaaaaaaaacagggAAGCGTCACCAGCCCTGCCCCACAGTCATCGCcgcacaccccctccccctttctcctttctctttccgtCGCGCGCACCGCATCCACGCTGCAGGGACTACAGTGCAACCGCGACCCTCTCTCAAAAGTGTCCTTCCCTCTGTTGTGGAgggctcgcctcctccgttcCGTACATCGAGGGATGTGCCAGCGATAGAGCACGCTTAGGCGCATGGAGCGAAGGGCAACAtcctcaccgccgccatcatgACCCACGCGCTTGTGGATGCACGCGACACCAAGCACGCATTTCCACGCCACACCAAGCCGACACAAGTGGTGCTTCTTTGACCTCGTGTGATTCGGGTTGCATCGCTCATGCCATTGCAGTTGTTGTGGCATCACTACAGTCGAATGCAGACGTTACGAGACGAAAAAGGCACTGACAAGATACAcggaagaagaaaacaaacaGCGCCAcgagagcgaaaaaaaaaaaacgggcgTGGCAGTCCCACGCGAATGAGCGAAAGGCAAGAGGTGAAGAGGTGAAGAGGACAACTCCGAAGCTGTCCATGAATGCAACCTGTGCAGATGGAGAACGGTGGTGGGGAGAGACACAAGAGCAGTAACACAAACCAGCTCGCTGCTTTGCTGATCGGAGGAGAGAATAAAGGAGGGTGCGGAGAAGTGAAAAGAGCGTGAGGAAAGAAGTTCGGGCTCGAGCGTGTGTCCCACTCGCTCTGCGTATGCTGCCGTGTGGTTTGGCGCcttgtgcacgtgcgcgatccttctctccttcgttCCTTCCCCCCGTCTCTCTTTGCTGTGCTCCTATTACTATCATCTTCCACCTCTTGCCCTTCTTTGTGTTTGTGGCTGCTCTTAGTTGTCGGCGGCAAAGGAAAGCGTTTCGCTAACGGATGTAGTGAGCAGGAGagtgcgtggaggaggacgaggagacaCTGTGCGCACGTTCAGCTCTCTCGTGAAgggcagacacgcgcacacgcacacacaaaaatgACAAAACGCGAGAAGAGGGCCGAGCAACACATtgacagcgagagagggatggaggggggaggcaacGAAAAGGCTAAAGAGCGACACGAAAAAGAGCAGTGCTGCTCATTCGTTCGCCCACCTACGTTTGTCTCGAGCCTCGGGTTTGGGGGAGCAAGAGTAATGCGCAGAAAGACACAACGACGGGAGGCGTAAGGGGGAAAACGTCAGTCACATGAAACACCAGAGGGaacaaaaacaagaaaaagagcagcaacgcgtTGCCGGCAGTGCTGCTTTTCGGTGCATCTTGGCTGAGATTATTCTGAATGCACGGCGCTTTTCTGTTCTTgttcgctcgctcgctctcgttTCAAGAATCCTCCTGCGCCTTCCTTCCTTGCCCTTTTTTGTACTCTTCTTTGTTCAGACCCAGGGCTGGTGTGTTCCAGCGGGAAAGTGGGGGGTGTTGAAGTGGGCCTCTGCGAAGGggcctcctcccctttctttttcggcTTCTTCGCGTGCTCCTCTCTACCTCACACGAGAGCAAGCTCGTGaatctgtgtgtgtgtgtgtgtggtcaATTGGCGCCCCTCTCCAAAGCGTCTCTTACCGTTTTCTTCTACTGTCTCCTCCTGCCCGCTAGGCGTACGCCGAGCCCTCGGTAGCTTCTTCGCGCGACGCCTGATGGTGTTCATCGTTGGTTCTGCCACAGTTGTttgatctctctctctcactctttTGTTTTAGTCGTTCGCTTTCATCTTGCTGTTTGGGCTGTATGAGAGAATGGTATATCAGCCTGCGTGATGCCCCCTTCCGTCCTTCGTGCCCCCTCGTGATAGACACAGAaagcaagaggaggaaggggcatAGCAacgggggtgaggggagagACTCGAGTGCCCACTATACGCATAGGGGTATAGAGCTTCCTCACATCTACTTTGTTTTTGACTGCTTTCCACTCTTTTGGCTCCTACTTCCGTAATAGCAGTCGGGCACTAACATCgaaggaaacaaaaagaaaagaagggtGGACAGAGCAAAGAACGTGTGTGTTTCCTTCCGTGGCTCAAGTGGAATCAAAAACCccgaaacgaaaaaaaaagacgaagtCGACATCGACATGTGgacgagggggaggggaagaggagggggaagtcatacacagagagagagcgaaagcgAAGGAGCGgaaaaaacaacaaaaggaaaagagtgAGAAGTTTCAAGAGATGAGCTCAGgaacacacatacaaaacGAGCGAAAAGTGAAACAAAACAAGCGTAGCAATGCATGCGTGTTGTTAAATGTGTGCTGGATAAAGCAGACGTCTCTGGTgcgagcaaaaaaaaacgcaatagggggagaaagaaaaagcgcgATCGTGGCAGTGAAGCGATGGGGTTTCTTTCAAAGAGGCACATAGTAAGGCAGCGATGCTCttacttttttttcgttaCCTTGCTCTCTAAAGTTTTCATTTTTGAATgtgtttttgtttcgttttttttttgtattaAAATCGTTCGCGTAAATATAATCCTGCAGGTCggtttctttttcctctgtCCTTCTTGCcatccccttcctcctccggcgCTGCTTGTCCCTTGCCTATCGCTGTCGCCTTCATTGTGGAACGCTGTGATTGTAGATTTCTTGCCTCCGCCGTGTCACGAGTTCCAGCCTCGTCCCATCTCACCGAGACCTCACTGCTTCTGCaagaaacagcagcagacaaggcaacagcagcacgcgaTTCAGTGAGCAAACAAACATGCAGAAGAGGCGCCGAGAGCGGAAACGAAAACACAGAGCTGTCGCCTCATCACGACATtcagaggaggaggaggggggcagaaGACCAAGCGGCTCCTTCGTAGCCCTGTCGGAGACATGCACCAGCACCTGCATTTTGCATCACTGCAAACgccatatatatatatatatgtggtgggcaacaaaaaaagagggagagtgcGAAGGCATCAGGGACGCATCGACACATATAGATGCACCGAAGAGCCACCTCTATCAGTCCCTACGCAACAAACAAAGCAGAAAAGGAAGGGGGAAAATGTGACGCATGTGTGTTgtggtgtgggggtggggtgggtgtAGTGGGGGCtgagagaaagggaagaaTTGACggggaggaaaggagaaagcACTGGGGCAACACAGACATGtaaaggaaaagaagcagagagaaagaaagagacggccaacaccaccaccacggatggggagaaaggcagagagatgAAGCACGTAACGgagtgcctgtgtgcgtcaGGCAGAGAGATACAGAAGAGGAACTACATAAGCGCAGACAACAGCAATAAAACGGCAAACATGTGTGGAGAACGTACAAAAACAGAAGGCGGAAAGTGGTAGGCTGAAGCTTGCACGAACCAGCTAAAGCACGTCGGACGCGTGGGGACACTGGCGCTGTATATatcctttgttttttttctattGCATTGTTTCACTTCAGCTCCTGGAAcaaaaggggaagagaggggtcACTACTAAAGAGTTGAGGGGCACTCATATCGAGGTAGGTAAGAAAAAGAGGCAGACCACAAACGCACGCAGACAAGCAGGTATTCCTTTGCTCCTCTGTGAAACGGAAGGatgtgcgttttttttttttcgctgaGTAGCAAACAAAACAAGTGGCGGTTATGATAAGGAAACCCCTTCCTATGGGGTAGCGCGATGAGtatactttttttttcgctcttgTTTTCGTTGTGGCGCTGGTGTTTCTTTGGGCATTGTGGGGTCTCTTCTGTgcgtgcgagagagaaaaggagagcgcATCGCCTCGACATAATGAATGCGCCTGCGAACAGCTGCGATCTGTAGAGCGCTGGAGCGACAGAGAATACTGAGTTAACCAAAGAGAGGTTATCTTCGGCAAAGCAGCTGTCCTGAAGAGACAGGATAGACGCGCTAGCATGTGGGCGGCTCTTTTATCATTTGTTTGCTTTTCTGCCTTGCAGCCtgcgcgaaaaaaaaaaatcgcgtgcggcgcagtttcctccctctccaaaCGCCTTCTTCGGAGCCCCAGCACAACCGCACACTCAAATATACGAGGGGGTGGCCATGCagtgcacctgcgcgtgaAAATAAGGTGATGGGGGATAAAAACGATGGGCCCCGCCGACGAATTCGTCCCACAAGGTGAAGCAAGGCGAGGGAAAAACAAGAAGCGAGAATGACTTACAAAGAAGATAGGAAGACAGCGGGGAGCTCTAGCATACGCAAACAATACGAGTGCCCCATCCACatacaagcacacgcaccactcaccccttttccctctttacgcacacacacacacatatatatatatatgtacattTAAATACAGACGCACAAGAGAGCAAAAACAAGagcgacaaaaaaaaactttTTGTTTGTTCACGAAAAAGAGAACAACGAAGCAAGCAAaagcaacacacacacaagagggCATCGTTTGGTACCGAACTACTGTCGCTAAGTCACGGGTCCTCCTCCATTTCGTCACAACGGAAAGGATATGGGAAACATGGCAGCACATCCCATTCGTGCGCTGAGAAGGGAGCGCAGACTAGGGAACGACTCCTCAAGTCGTCGGCGTAATAAAgccgcgcatgcgcctcGGTGAAAAAAAAGTCGATCACCCTGACCCGCACTCGGGTCCCGAGTGCCGAACAGGTGAATTGCAAGTGTGGTCGGCCTACAAGCGCACACATATGGAAGAAGCAGGATGGGGGGTGCTCGTGAAGGAGCAGAGGGCACGAAGATGATGCCAGGAACCaaaaacagcaaaaaaaaggcatGAGCAGGGatgtttttgtttttcatTTTGGCTTGTGTGCCGTTACACAAGTACATTCCGATTCACGTACGCAGAGCGGGTGCTGCACAGAGGCATGTTAGTGATCGGATATAAACTCTAACCATCCTTTGTGCTTGGCTTCCTCTCATACCCCGCCCTTCGCTATTTTCTCTCGGCACACGCGCCCTTCCTACAAAACAGGTGTGTCGTGCAGGCTCACCACGATCGCTGCACACACGACAAAGCATTCGATGGGCATACACCGCGAACAAAACGACCAGAAACTAGATGACGAAAACAACACCGTAGCGTTAGCTCCGTCAGTTATCGTGACACACGCCGCAGATGGCGACGTGACACAGCAGATCCCGACAATACAACTTGACAGAGGACGGCATCAAAAGAGcagcgagaaaaaaaaaacccgAAAAAACATTGCTGCGAACCAGTACGCACCACCTGCCCACGAAACGGCACACAAACTGCTTCGGCCCCTGGGATATTATTTAAATGTCTTTCTTCGCAATGAATTCCCCGCTCAGCTCCTTCTTCCCGTCAGCcggagccgccgccctcttcttgCCATCGCGCTTCTCGTCCCACGGGTGCAGGAAGAAGACCTGGACGATGAAGCAGATAATGCCCACGCAGCCGAAGAAGATGAAGGCAACGGCCTGGCCCTTGTCCTGGTTGCCTGAAGGGCCGCCAGAGATGTGTTCGGTCGCGATCGGGTAGCACACGTTGATGATCAGGTTGAAGATGAACTGGGTCACCTGCGTGAACGACGCACCGCGCGGGCGGAACGACAGCGGGAACATGTCCTGCGTCAGAACGTAGTAGCACGGGCCCACGCACACCTCGAAGCCGAGAATGAACAGCAGGATGCCAGTGATGGCCACGCCGTTCTTCACCTCCGTCTTCTTGCTGACACCAGGGTACACNNNNNNNNNNNNNNNNNNNNNNNNNNNNNNNNNNNNNNNNNNNNNNNNNNNNNNNNNNNNNNNNNNNNNNNNNNNNNNNNNNNNNNNNNNNNNNNNNNNNNNNNNNNNNNNNNNNNNNNNNNNNNNNNNNNNNNNNNNNNNNNNNNNNNNNNNNNNNNNNNNNNNNNNNNNNNNNNNNNNNNNNNNNNNNNNNNNNNNNNNNNNNNNNNNNNNNNNNNNNNNNNNNNNNNNNNNNNNNNNNNNNNNNNNNNNNNNNNNNNNNNNNNNNNNNNNNNNNNNNNNNNNNNNNNNNNNNNNNNNNNNNNNNNNNNNNNNNNNNNNNNNNNNNNNNNNNNNNNNNNNNNNNNNNNNNNNNNNNNNNNNNNNNNNNNNNNNNNNNNNNNNNNNNNNNNNNNNNNNNNNNNNNNNNNNNNNNNNNNNNNNNNNNNNNNNNNNNNNNNNNNNNNNNNNNNNNNNNNNNNNNNNNNNNNNNNNNNNNNNNNNNNNNNNNNNNNNNNNNNNNNNNNNNNNNNNNNNNNNNNNNNNNNNNNNNNNNNNNNNNNNNNNNNNNNNNNNNNNNNNNNNNNNNNNNNNNNNNNNNNNNNNNNNNNNNNNNNNNNNNNNNNNNNNNNNNNNNNNNNNNNNNNNNNNNNNNNNNNNNNNNNNNNNNNNNNNNNNNNNNNNNNNNNNNNNNNNNNNNNNNNNNNNNNNNNNNNNNNNNNNNNNNNNNNNNNNNNNNNNNNNNNNNNNNNNNNNNNNNNNNNNNNNNNNNNNNNNNNNNNNNNNNNNNNNNNNNNNNNNNNNNNNNNNNNNNNNNNNNNNNNNNNNNNNNNNNNNNNNNNNNNNNNNNNNNNNNNNNNNNNNNNNNNNNNNNNNNNNNNNNNNNNNNNNNNNNNNNNNNNNNNNNNNNNNNNNNNNNNNNNNNNNNNNNNNNNNNNNNNNNNNNNNNNNNNNNNNNNNNNNNNNNNNNNNNNNNNNNNNNNNNNNNNNNNNNNNNNNNNNNNNNNNNNNNNNNNNNNNNNNNNNNNNNNNNNNNNNNNNNNNNNNNNNNNNNNNNNNNNNNNNNNNNNNNNNNNNNNNNNNNNNNNNNNNNNNNNNNNNNNNNNNNNNNNNNNNNNNNNNNNNNNNNNNNNNNNNNNNNNNNNNNNNNNNNNNNNNNNNNNNNNNNNNNNNNNNNNNNNNNNNNNNNNNNNNNNNNNNNNNNNNNNNNNNNNNNNNNNNNNNNNNNNNNNNNNNNNNNNNNNNNNNNNNNNNNNNNNNNNNNNNNNNNNNNNNNNNNNNNNNNNNNNNNNNNNNNNNNNNNNNNNNNNNNNNNNNNNNNNNNNNNNNNNNNNNNNNNNNNNNNNNNNNNNNNNNNNNNNNNNNNNNNNNNNNNNNNNNNNNNNNNNNNNNNNNNNNNNNNNNNNNNNNNNNNNNNNNNNNNNNNNNNNNNNNNNNNNNNNNNNNNNNNNNNNNNNNNNNNNNNNNNNNNNNNNNNNNNNNNNNNNNNNNNNNNNNNNNNNNNNNNNNNNNNNNNNNNNNNNNNNNNNNNNNNNNNNNNNNNNNNNNNNNNNNNNNNNNNNNNNNNNNNNNNNNNNNNNNNNNNNNNNNNNNNNNNNNNNNNNNNNNNNNNNNNNNNNNNNNNNNNNNNNNNNNNNNNNNNNNNNNNNNNNNNNNNNNNNNNNNNNNNNNNNNNNNNNNNNNNNNNNNNNNNNNGCCCACCGTGGGCAGTTCGAACGACgcagggggggagggggctgccgAATGCTGCGGTGACTTGTGTTGGTGCATCGGTAATACGCTGGCCTGCTCGCTCGCACTGAGGTGGCGGTCGCCTTGTCGCATTGCTCGCACATGTAGCGTGTGGTGGTCATGGATAGCCTGGGTGCATGCCTGCGTTCAAAGGTCGCCtttggggaggggaaagggcGTTGCAGGACTGCCTCAATCCTTCAATCCCGGCTCTTTGATGAGCAtctcggggggggggagggcgatgCTCCTGCGACGCGCAGGAAAGCTTCTCGAGAGCCGCTTTCAATAGCGTCAGTTTTGTTGTNNNNNNNNNNNNNNNNNNNNNNNNNNNNNNNNNNNNNNNNNNNNNNNNNNNNNNNNNNNNNNNNNNNNNNNNNNNNNNNNNNNNNNNNNNNNNNNNNNNGGGGGCTGCCGAATGCTGCGGTGACTTGTGTTGGTGCATCGGTAATACGCTGGCCTGCTCGCTCGCACTGAGGTGGCGGTCGCCTTGTCGCATTGCTCGCACATGTAGCGTGTGGTGGTCATGGATAGCCTGGGTGCATGCCTGCGTTCAAAGGTCGCCtttggggaggggaaagggcGTTGCAGGACTGCCTCAATCCTTCAATCCCGGCTCTTTGATGAGCAtctcggggggggggagggcgatgCTCCTGCGACGCGCAGGAAAGCTTCTCGAGAGCCGCTTTCAATAGCGTCAGTTTTGTTGTCCAGAGGAGTTTATACACGAACTTGCCAGACAGGACAGCACTGCTGATGGTCTTAGCTCTTAGTTTTGTTAGGAATCTTACCTTTTCCTTGAGAAAAATGGTGCAGCTGTGTATGTATGGCGGGTGATGCTGATCACTGCATGGACGCTGTGCCCTTCTCCCGTGAAGCGCTGACGGGTTCTCTTAGGAGTCGGGATCATAGCGGCACTCCGAAGCTCGCGTGTCTTCGCCTCGCTGTAGCGATGGCATGCACGGTGGTTGCGGATCGATTGGGCGAAAGGGGCGCAGTGCAGTTTccggtgcgccgcgtggAGCGGGTACAATTGGGCTCCGCagtcgtcgccggcggcaccgggTCACATCCCTCTTCAAAGTGGGGAGCGAATCCGATCGCGCAAGCGGCCACTCGGCGccgtggtgacggtgcccCAATCGCACATGGGGCATTCAAGTGCCAGCGTAACGTCTCTGTGGCTCCGTCTGCGCCGTGCCGTGTCGATGTGGCTTTGTCGTCGGCACATGTCACGCATTGCTCACTGAGCCACTCCTGCAGAATCGTGCCAGCCCGGACTGGTTCGCCTCCACGCCAAAAGCG
This genomic stretch from Leishmania donovani BPK282A1 complete genome, chromosome 36 harbors:
- a CDS encoding carboxypeptidase, putative, with the protein product MVRLHELASQLPEELLRRRTRLTTLAQQLWVKCRAENDIAAWLPTLQELVDLEREEGCLRAGTSGKSPYGALLGANEPGMTVAKLDAIYADIKSWLPALYKEVLENRKDVGASLTELQTPISKEKQIALGRQLMTDVWKYDWGAGRYDEAPHPFGGMLKEYVRMTYYWSPDNYTKCLLATIHETGNAKYEQNCGPRELLGQPVCEARSGGIHETQSLLAERMIAMSAAFAEYLAPLLELHLGAQPGLTVKNVRKINQLVKPSCIRKLADEVGYSLSLHVILRYEIERNLIEGRLEAANVPRVWDEKMKEYMGLETLGRDDLGCLKGIHWDAGYWAGFPAYTIGTVAQCLLPPRPQARRAAAEWCSRLSSVL
- a CDS encoding chaperone protein DNAj, putative, with the protein product MGVDYYKVLGVGRNATPNEIKKAYHQLALKYHPDKNADNREKAERKFKEVSEAYDVLSDEKKKKIYDLYGEEGLKGGIPEDGGSGTGGAGMRFGGMPGGMPGGVRGATYQFSSTDAFKIFNQFFGTSDPFAGGEAFGGGGPGLHRVFRGFGGPEGFASSFGTPQSSPTCDVPPMEYTFACTLEEIYTGCTKKFNVSRNMPSGPEKKMFEVKVLPGYKKGTKIRFEREGGQVEGYPPNVLADMVFILDERPHPRFERRDADLHTTLHINLKQALLGSTVFVKGIDGQTISLPLNGISKSGRKLRVSGSGLPDRKTNRNGDMYVTIAVDFPDSLTEDTKRLIEKCTF
- a CDS encoding glucose transporter, lmgt3 translates to VYPGVSKKTEVKNGVAITGILLFILGFEVCVGPCYYVLTQDMFPLSFRPRGASFTQVTQFIFNLIINVCYPIATEHISGGPSGNQDKGQAVAFIFFGCVGIICFIVQVFFLHPWDEKRDGKKRAAAPADGKKELSGEFIAKKDI